In Glycine max cultivar Williams 82 chromosome 7, Glycine_max_v4.0, whole genome shotgun sequence, a single window of DNA contains:
- the FCL1 gene encoding homeobox protein knotted-1-like 1: protein MQGSFASLTSKSGSISISLTSSSSSTTIYSTNLTSQICLYISSHDIIYYIHIVSLFSYQLYGISKVHFSCSKIDMESERPSTINETYKQQQELEEEEEEDDDDDNEEEEEEEENNEILKRRISNHPLYGLLVEAHLDCLKVGDISNLERELKIDQMQATEKQNLGMFSQSELDLFMEAYCLALGKLKEAMVEPQQKSMAFINNMHSQLRELTKATLPAPNNAEPAAATTSSTSESKFRRKPTI, encoded by the exons ATGCAAGGGTCATTCGCTTCCCTTACTTCCAAAAGTGGGAGCATCTCAATCTCACTGACCTCATCATCTTCATCCACCACCATATATAGTACCAATCTCACATCTCAGATATGTCTATATATATCTTCTcatgatattatttattatattcataTAGTATCATTATTTAGTTATCAACTATACGGCATATCAAAGGTTCACTTCTCCTGCTCAAAAATTGATATGGAATCTGAGAGGCCTAGCACTATTAATGAGAcctacaaacaacaacaagaactagaagaagaagaagaagaagatgatgatgatgataatgaagaagaagaagaagaagaagaaaacaatgaGATCCTCAAGAGGAGAATCTCCAACCACCCTCTCTATGGTCTGCTGGTTGAAGCTCACTTGGACTGTTTGAAG GTTGGTGACATTTCCAACTTGGAGAGAGAGCTGAAGATAGATCAGATGCAAGCAACGGAGAAGCAAAACTTGGGCATGTTCAGCCAATCTGAGCTTGATCTCTTCATG GAAGCATATTGTTTGGCACTTGGCAAGCTTAAAGAAGCAATGGTGGAACCACAACAGAAATCCATGGCTTTCATAAACAACATGCATTCACAACTTAGGGAGCTCACTAAGGCAACCTTGCCTGCACCTAATAATGCTGAACCAGCTGCAGCAACTACATCTTCTACTAGTGAGTCCAAATTCAGAAGAAAGCCCACAATTTAG